The genome window ATGAGCCAAGAAGTCGAAACCCTACATCGGGAATTGGCAGAGGTGCAGGAACGCCTAAATGTAGCGGAAGAAACGTTGCAGGCGATTGCTTGTGGGGAAGTTGATGCTGTTGTTGTTTCTACGGAGAGAGGAGAGCGAGTTTTTACGCTTCAGGGGGCAGATTATGTTTATCAGTGTTTAGTGGAACAAATGGGCGAAGGAGCGGCTACCGTATCTTCTGAAGGTTTAATTTTGTACTGTAATAAGCGACTCTCAGAAATCTTAAATTGTCCTTTAAAAAATCTGATAGGCTCTCAATTAGAAACCTTTATTGCGCCCCAGTATAAAAAAGCATTTTTACTACTTTTGCAGCAGGTTCAGCCTGAAAAAAGTTTCACTAAAGAAATGTCTTTGATCCCAGCAACGGGAAATAAGGAAGTACCTGTTAAATTATCGTTTAAACAACTTCAGGTAGATGAGATTTTAGTTAATAGTATTATTGTGACTGATATTACAGAATCTAAAATAAAAGAAGCTGCGAAACTCAGTCACATTCTCAACAGCGCGCTCGCCGTTATTATAAATTTTCGTCTTTTCACTGATGGTACTTTAGAGATTGATTCTTGGGCAGGCGGAACTCAACAGATTTTTGGCTATAGCTTAGAAGCAGTGCAAGCAGATTCTGCCTTAATCATAGGGAATATATTGCCCGAAGATCGAGAAAAAACGCTCGCATCATTTATCAATGATATTCAAGCAGGGCGCTCTGGTGTTATCGAATATCGGTTTTTGCATGGCGATCGCCAGATTCGATGGCTTACCTCAAACTATGTTGCTGAATGGGATGGAGAACAAGATTGTTGGGTGGGCATAGAAATTATTACGGATATTACCCAACGCAAAGAAACAGAGCAAAAAATTGCGGAACAAGCAGCCTTAATCGATATTACAAGTGATGCCATTTTTGTAAAGGATTTAGACGATCGTATTTTATTTTGGAATAAAGGAGCTGAACGTTTATATGGTTGGGAAGAAGCAGAAGTTATAGGGCAGAAAACTCAAACCTTATTTAATAAACCGTGTAAACTAACTGAGCCGATCCAAATCACTACCGAGAAAGGCAGTTGGCAGGGGGAAATAGATCAACTTACTAAAACAGGTAAGAATATAATTGTAGAAAGTCGTAAAACACTAATAAAAAATCAATTTTTTCACTCGGCTTCTATCCTCGTTGTTAATAGCGATATTACTGAAAAAAAGCTACTTGAAAAACAGTTTTACCATGCCCAGAGATTAGAGAGTTTGGGAACGTTAGCAAGTGGAATTGCACACGATCTCAATAACATTCTCACTCCGATTTTGGGAGCTAGTCAACTGCTTCCTCTCAAAATTACCAATATGAATGAACCGACACAAAGACTGTTAAGACTCCTTTCTGGTAGTGCTAAACGTGGGGCTGAGTTGGTCAAACAAATTCTTCTTTTTAGTCGAGCAACGGATGGTGAATATGTAATATTACAACTAGGTTATTTGCTCATAGAAACGATCGGTATTATTCAACAAACATTTCCCAAATCTATAACTATTTCGACTAAAATTCCCGCACTGGAACTATGGACAATATCGGGTGATGCTACCCAGCTACACCAAGTATTTATGAATCTGATGATTAACGCTAAGGATGCCATGTCATCAGGAGGAATTTTGACCGTCTCTGCCGAAAATCGCTCATTGGATGAAGATGATGCCCTGCTGAATTTGGAAGCAAAAGCAGGCTGTTATGTGGCGGTGACGGTGGCTGATACAGGAATTGGTATTCCGCCAGAATTGTTAAACCGAATTTTTGACCCGTTTTTCACTACCAAGGAAGTTGGCCGAGGAACAGGGCTAGGATTATCAACAGTAATGGGGATTGTCAAAAATCATGGCGGTTTTGTCAAGGTTTATAGCGAGTTGGGTAAGGGTACGAAATTTCAGGTTTTCTTACCAGCTATAGAGGGAGAAGTGAGCCTCACAACTGTAGAAGAAGCAATGCCTAGAGGTAAGGGCGAGTTGATTTTAATTGTTGATGATGAAGCCTCTATTCGAGAGATCACACAGACTTCTCTAGAAAATTACAACTACAGAACAATACTCGCTAGTGATGGGCTTGAAGCCCTCGATCTCTATAGGGAACATCAACAGGAAATTAGCGTGGTTTTAATGGATATGATGATGCCCAACCTAGATGGTGTTTCCGCAATGCGCGAGTTGCAAAAAATTAATCCGGGGGTGAATATCATTGCGACTAGCGGACTCCTGGCTAACAGAAAGCTGGCATTAGATGCTAATGTCAAAACATTTTTGTTAAAACCTTATACGATCGCACAGTTATTACAAAGGTTAACGGAGATACTGCCGCAAGACGAGAATCAAGCAAATCGCATCCCGCCCGTTACCTCTCAAGAGTCTTGTTCACTGCCGAGGGTTGAATTGTCTAGAGATGCTTTAGCAATGATGCCCCCGGAATGGCTACAGAAAATGTATGATGCGGCGTACTATTGTGATGGGGATCTCCTGCTGCAATTAATTGAACAAATACCTACTTCTCAAGTGGCGATCGCGAATGCCCTCAAAGATTTAACGCTGAGTTTTAAAACGGATATCATTATGGAATTAACTGATTTATATGACAGTACCGCGTCTCGAACAATTTAGGGGTTGTCTGATCGGCCAGTGTCTCGGCGACGCTATAGGCTGTAGAGTAGAAGGCTATCCGCCGGAAGTTTGCCAAAACTTTGTCAACTACGAAGTTAGACTCAAAAAAATCAAAGATCGCGATCGCTTCGGCTTTCCTTTTGGTCAATACACCGACGACTCCCAACTCGCCCGCGAACTCCTCCAAAGCTACCTCGCTTGTGGCGAATTCGACCCCAGCGACTACGCCACCCGTATTGCTGACATTTTCGCTCAAGATCGCATTGTCGGGCGGGGTCGATCGACAGAAGAAGCTGCAAACCGCCTGATTCGGGGCGTTGCTTGGCAAGAAGCCGGTACTCCTGCTCCCAGTGCTGGTAATGGAAGTGCTATGAGGGCGGGACCGATCGGCTTAATATTCTACGATGACCCGTCCCAGCTCGTACAAGCTGCTTGCGATCGAGGGCGCATCACCCATCAAGATTCGCGGTGTTCTGCCGGGGCTGTGGCGATCGCGGGGGCTGTGGCGATCGCCCTTCAATCTGCAACTATTGAAACTGAGCCATTTCTCGGCCAACTGAGCGACTGGGTAGCAGAAGTTGATTCTTCCTTTGCCGCGTTGCTGAAAGATTTGATTGAATGGGTCAAATTGCCTCCAGAGTCAGCCGTAGAGTTGATTTCTAGAGCTGGACTGCCGTTAAACTACGATCGCTCTTGGCAAGGAATTTCGCCCTTTGTAGTCGGTAGCGTCTTGTGGAGTTTATATGCGTTTTTGCGATCGCCTCAAGATTACTGGGAAACTCTTTGCACTAGCATCGCCGTCGGTGGCGATGTGGATACCACCGCAGCAATGGCTTGTGCCATCAGCGGGGCATTTCTGGGGCTAGAAGCCATCCCGCGTCAACTAGCGGAACGTTTGAACGATCGGGGTACTTGGGGTCTGGGGGAACTAATTAAACTCGCTGACAATTGTTATCACTTGAAAGTCAAGTTGTAGCCGCCGATCACAACTTAGGACTTATGATTACGGCTAAACAAATTTGGGCGATCGACATTTGTGTTTTTAAATTAGTCGATCGCCCTAGACTTAAATTCCTTCAATCAAACGATTTGCTCGCTAGAAGGTTCCCCGCTAGCTGGAGGCTCTACCGTATCGCCAAAGGCAATCCGCAGAAAAGGCGGAGCCAAAAAAGTCGTCAGAATCACCATGATAATAATCGACACTTCCAACGGTTTATCCAAAACTCCACTCGCCGAACCGATGCCGGCAAACACTAACCCGACTTCGCCCCGAGG of Oscillatoria nigro-viridis PCC 7112 contains these proteins:
- a CDS encoding hybrid sensor histidine kinase/response regulator, giving the protein MKDSLTPVEKMSQEVETLHRELAEVQERLNVAEETLQAIACGEVDAVVVSTERGERVFTLQGADYVYQCLVEQMGEGAATVSSEGLILYCNKRLSEILNCPLKNLIGSQLETFIAPQYKKAFLLLLQQVQPEKSFTKEMSLIPATGNKEVPVKLSFKQLQVDEILVNSIIVTDITESKIKEAAKLSHILNSALAVIINFRLFTDGTLEIDSWAGGTQQIFGYSLEAVQADSALIIGNILPEDREKTLASFINDIQAGRSGVIEYRFLHGDRQIRWLTSNYVAEWDGEQDCWVGIEIITDITQRKETEQKIAEQAALIDITSDAIFVKDLDDRILFWNKGAERLYGWEEAEVIGQKTQTLFNKPCKLTEPIQITTEKGSWQGEIDQLTKTGKNIIVESRKTLIKNQFFHSASILVVNSDITEKKLLEKQFYHAQRLESLGTLASGIAHDLNNILTPILGASQLLPLKITNMNEPTQRLLRLLSGSAKRGAELVKQILLFSRATDGEYVILQLGYLLIETIGIIQQTFPKSITISTKIPALELWTISGDATQLHQVFMNLMINAKDAMSSGGILTVSAENRSLDEDDALLNLEAKAGCYVAVTVADTGIGIPPELLNRIFDPFFTTKEVGRGTGLGLSTVMGIVKNHGGFVKVYSELGKGTKFQVFLPAIEGEVSLTTVEEAMPRGKGELILIVDDEASIREITQTSLENYNYRTILASDGLEALDLYREHQQEISVVLMDMMMPNLDGVSAMRELQKINPGVNIIATSGLLANRKLALDANVKTFLLKPYTIAQLLQRLTEILPQDENQANRIPPVTSQESCSLPRVELSRDALAMMPPEWLQKMYDAAYYCDGDLLLQLIEQIPTSQVAIANALKDLTLSFKTDIIMELTDLYDSTASRTI
- a CDS encoding ADP-ribosylglycohydrolase family protein; this translates as MTVPRLEQFRGCLIGQCLGDAIGCRVEGYPPEVCQNFVNYEVRLKKIKDRDRFGFPFGQYTDDSQLARELLQSYLACGEFDPSDYATRIADIFAQDRIVGRGRSTEEAANRLIRGVAWQEAGTPAPSAGNGSAMRAGPIGLIFYDDPSQLVQAACDRGRITHQDSRCSAGAVAIAGAVAIALQSATIETEPFLGQLSDWVAEVDSSFAALLKDLIEWVKLPPESAVELISRAGLPLNYDRSWQGISPFVVGSVLWSLYAFLRSPQDYWETLCTSIAVGGDVDTTAAMACAISGAFLGLEAIPRQLAERLNDRGTWGLGELIKLADNCYHLKVKL